The window CCGTAGTCGGTGTCATTCGCTTTCGCGATCGCATCCGCTTCATCAGAGAACTTCGCCAGGTAAGCCACCGGCCCAAAGATTTCTTCGCGAGCGGCGACGTTGTCCAGCGAACCGGCCAACAACGTTGGTTTGACATAGTTTCCGTTCAGCCCGTCGACGGTCGCGGGGCCACCACCGCAGAGACACTGAGCTCCTCCCGCTGTCCCCTTTTCTTGGTACCCGAGAACACGTTCTCGTTGCTTGGGATTCACGACCGGCCCCATGTCACTGTTGGGGTCCAGCGGGTGACCGATGCGGACTTTCTCCATCAACTGTTTGCACTCAGCGACGAACTCATCGTAGATGTTTTCGTGGATCAGCCAACGCGTTGCATCGCAACAAACTTGCCCGGTGTGGAACGTGATCGCACCGACCAAGGCTTGCGCGGTGGCTTTGACATCGACATCATCGAAGACAACCGCGGCGCCCTTGCCGCCCAGTTCCAGTTTGACCGGCACCAAGTTGCGTCCACACGACTCACCGACCAAACGGCCCACTTCGGGTGAACCAGTGAACGACATGCGTTTGATTTCAGCGTTGTTGGTCAGGGCGGCACCCGCCGTTGCACCTCGGCCGGTGACGACATTGATCACGCCATCGGGCACGCCGACTTCTTTGGCCAGTTGAGCCAAGTAGATCGCCGAAAGTGATGTGTCTTCGGCGGGTTTGATCACCACGGTGTTCCCGGCAGCCAGCGCCGGTGAAATTCCCCAACCGATCAACAGGAACGGGAAGTTCCAGGGGAAGATGAAGGCACAGGCACCCCAAGGTTGTTTGACCGTGTAAGCATCGTGGCCGGGCACGTCCAGCTTCGTACGCTTTTCGACTTTGTCAGACAGACCAACGAAGTATCGCATCGTGTCGACAAAGTTCTGCACATCGCCGGCGGCTTGGGCTTCGATTTTGCCAGCATCGAGTGCCTCGATTTGAGCGATGATCGCTTTGTGGCTCTCCACCGCATCGGCGAGTTTGAGCAGGATGCTGCTGCGTTCTTGCTGGGACAATCCAGCCCAAGCGGGGAACGCTTCGTTAGCAATTTCCACCGCACGATCAATCTCGGCCGCATTTAAATCGTGAATCTCAGCGAGCTGATCACCCGAGCCTGGATCGATCGTTGCGAGCACGTTTCCCTGTTCGCTCGGGTAGTGCTTTCCGCCGACGAAGCTCGCCAGGGGGGATTGATCCAGGAACGATTGAACTTCGGGAAGCAATGTGTGTTGGGTTGCGACGCTCATATTCTTTCTCGCTCAAACTTTCTGTGCGGTGAATGGGTTGAAATAGCAGTGTACAACGATTGTCGATGGACTTCATCGAGGCAGTGGGCGTTGGACGGGAAGCCCATCCAACAAACCTGGGCGGGCGGGCCCCGTTCGAAACCGGTACCAGAACGCTCCATCGTTCAAACCCCCGGCGGGTTGATTGCCAACTGTGATCCATCCCGGATCTGACAGCGCGAAATAAGTCGTGTTCGGCTTCAGTCGCGGGAGATCGTTGAATGTGATTTGTCGGGAGCCCTCGTCAGGGTGCCCAGGTTCAGGATCCGCTTGCCAAATGACCGTTTGGGTGTCACCGGCTTCGTACAAGCGAAGGGTTTTGCCGGTTGAATTCGCAAACCGAATTGGCTTCGAAAAATGGAAGCTCAAATCTGTATCGCATGGGACATCCATCGCGGACATCGCAGGAACGGCACGCACATAAGCGGGCATGATCATGCGAATGCGGTGGTATCCCCAACCTTCTTGATATTCCTTCAACGGTGCACGCCACGACGCAGGCATCTTCGTGTTTTCGCGCGCGAACTGGAACCAAGCGTCGCTCATCGCTGACAACACCTCGGGTTGCTCGGCCGCCAAATCCTGTGACTCCGCCGGATCGTTTTGAATGTCGTGCAGTCGCCACGGCCCATCACTGATGCTGGAAATTTTCCAGTTGCCCTTGGTCAGTGCTTTGCCCGTTTGGTTGAAGCACCAAAATATCTCGTCGTGAATCGCGAAATCCGGCAGGTCAGGGTTTCGAAGCAAGGGCAGCATCGAATTTCCATAAAGCGGTTCCAGCTGGCGATCGCCATCAT of the Rhodopirellula baltica SH 1 genome contains:
- a CDS encoding aldehyde dehydrogenase family protein, translating into MSVATQHTLLPEVQSFLDQSPLASFVGGKHYPSEQGNVLATIDPGSGDQLAEIHDLNAAEIDRAVEIANEAFPAWAGLSQQERSSILLKLADAVESHKAIIAQIEALDAGKIEAQAAGDVQNFVDTMRYFVGLSDKVEKRTKLDVPGHDAYTVKQPWGACAFIFPWNFPFLLIGWGISPALAAGNTVVIKPAEDTSLSAIYLAQLAKEVGVPDGVINVVTGRGATAGAALTNNAEIKRMSFTGSPEVGRLVGESCGRNLVPVKLELGGKGAAVVFDDVDVKATAQALVGAITFHTGQVCCDATRWLIHENIYDEFVAECKQLMEKVRIGHPLDPNSDMGPVVNPKQRERVLGYQEKGTAGGAQCLCGGGPATVDGLNGNYVKPTLLAGSLDNVAAREEIFGPVAYLAKFSDEADAIAKANDTDYGLANSVWTTDVERANRVAESMIAGNSWINAHNVFAHGVPYGGVKKSGMGGGVLSPETLMDYYRSTSVVRPL